In Paenibacillus algicola, a genomic segment contains:
- a CDS encoding ABC-2 transporter permease — protein MFRLIISEFKQLTRKPIWLFIFAVTIVVSIFLPRSSITHLTVIPGMVYFIMIMSLLLSIYGAESARADKTQQVDEALSVTPLYRKYFMAKLIYWLMLSAFIYVLFYAAVLSYIGLIHSNITSEDVYRSLVYTLLVWFIPFFFSILIGYIMYSWLPSFYSYLFIVVIWFLTMPYNSMIGLIPRNWSGWIINGDPNIIQIFSTNPLESLEINRGYFIQRIFMFLILFSGYLLAKYKIQTKIRITAALLLVISVLLPLFSPYVPYITGGNSLSPSSVTFPENKGQSQSGYRITKYIFHLNHGQSNHELKYTVYVEIEAEQDDIEFALLDDFKINSIHMNNKAVVVSRSGNLVKLQIPEKTGILQMDIETDSFIPIGPSTIQLVSTTAWYPMIPDEARDPYNNAIKEQYEVHWEPANHKQIKSNLQRLSRSHWSGTAYGPTFLMGRFTEVDNVIFPKYQTAEKTERINRGLAEIFDNNNKKYNKLEQLPPYVYYVSTFYGMQANPDEAYVYPNVFPNQEILNLFYLKKGEE, from the coding sequence ATGTTTAGACTCATTATTTCTGAATTTAAGCAGCTAACTAGAAAGCCAATATGGCTTTTTATTTTTGCTGTGACAATTGTCGTCTCTATTTTTTTACCAAGATCTAGTATCACCCATTTGACGGTTATTCCAGGTATGGTTTACTTTATCATGATTATGTCCCTGTTATTGTCTATTTATGGGGCGGAATCAGCCCGTGCAGACAAAACTCAGCAGGTTGATGAAGCTCTATCCGTGACACCTTTATATCGGAAGTATTTTATGGCGAAGCTTATTTACTGGCTAATGCTATCTGCTTTTATTTACGTTTTATTTTATGCAGCGGTTTTAAGTTATATTGGTCTCATTCACAGCAACATCACCTCTGAAGATGTCTATCGTTCATTGGTATATACCCTCTTAGTATGGTTTATACCGTTCTTCTTCTCGATTTTGATTGGATATATCATGTATAGCTGGCTCCCCAGCTTCTACAGTTATCTATTCATCGTCGTCATTTGGTTTTTAACTATGCCTTACAATTCTATGATTGGCCTTATTCCACGCAACTGGTCTGGGTGGATCATCAATGGGGACCCAAATATCATTCAAATTTTCTCTACAAATCCGCTAGAAAGTTTAGAGATCAACCGAGGATATTTCATTCAGAGAATATTTATGTTTCTTATTTTGTTCTCTGGCTATCTATTAGCGAAATATAAAATTCAGACCAAAATAAGAATAACAGCTGCGTTGTTACTAGTTATTTCTGTTTTGCTGCCTTTATTCTCACCTTACGTCCCTTATATTACTGGAGGAAACAGCTTAAGCCCTTCATCCGTAACTTTTCCAGAAAATAAAGGGCAGAGTCAATCTGGATATAGGATAACCAAGTATATATTTCATTTAAACCATGGACAGAGCAACCATGAATTGAAATACACCGTATATGTTGAAATAGAGGCTGAACAAGATGATATAGAGTTTGCCTTGCTAGATGATTTTAAGATCAACTCAATACACATGAATAATAAAGCTGTAGTCGTGAGCCGGTCAGGTAATCTTGTTAAATTACAAATTCCTGAAAAAACCGGAATACTTCAGATGGATATAGAAACCGACTCCTTTATTCCAATTGGACCTTCTACCATTCAATTAGTCTCTACTACAGCCTGGTATCCCATGATCCCTGACGAAGCAAGGGACCCATACAATAATGCTATTAAGGAACAATACGAAGTCCACTGGGAACCTGCTAATCATAAACAAATCAAATCAAATTTACAGCGTTTGTCTCGTTCTCATTGGTCGGGTACCGCATATGGTCCAACATTTTTGATGGGGAGGTTTACTGAAGTGGACAATGTGATATTTCCTAAATATCAAACTGCGGAAAAAACAGAAAGAATTAATAGGGGGTTGGCAGAAATCTTTGATAACAATAACAAGAAGTACAATAAATTAGAACAATTGCCACCATATGTTTATTACGTTTCGACATTTTATGGAATGCAGGCTAACCCTGATGAAGCATATGTATACCCGAATGTTTTCCCAAATCAAGAGATTTTAAATCTATTCTATTTAAAAAAAGGTGAAGAATAA
- a CDS encoding ABC transporter ATP-binding protein: protein MLQISGITKKFGKKVALHNTSLTLDKGIIGLLGPNGAGKTTFLRLLSTFYVSDSGDITLNELSWSKDTEKIRKTIGYLPQQTGVFPSLKAREYLEYMGILRGMDSGQLSKEIPSVLKEVNLEEKADHLIGSFSGGMKQRLGIAQAILHQPSLLLVDEPTAGLDPEERIRFRNLIKRLGKNRLIILSTHITEDVAMTCDQALLMKAGAIEQFSSIQEIISLAKGQVWALETDLSTYETIKSNTNILITQTSILEENIIALRYIATEPIYPKAKIAVPVLEEGYMVWLNKK from the coding sequence ATGTTACAGATATCTGGTATAACGAAAAAGTTTGGAAAAAAGGTGGCTCTTCATAATACATCTTTAACTCTGGATAAGGGGATTATAGGTCTCTTAGGTCCAAATGGCGCTGGTAAAACGACTTTTCTACGTCTATTGTCAACTTTTTATGTTTCTGATTCTGGTGATATTACGCTGAATGAGCTCAGCTGGAGTAAAGACACAGAAAAAATAAGAAAAACGATAGGTTATCTACCTCAACAGACAGGTGTATTTCCTAGTTTAAAAGCGAGAGAGTATTTAGAATATATGGGCATATTGCGTGGGATGGATTCCGGACAGTTGTCTAAGGAAATTCCTTCCGTTTTGAAAGAGGTTAATCTTGAAGAGAAGGCTGATCACCTTATCGGATCATTCTCGGGAGGTATGAAACAAAGACTTGGAATCGCCCAAGCCATTCTTCATCAGCCCTCATTGTTGCTTGTTGATGAGCCTACAGCCGGTCTTGACCCCGAAGAACGGATACGTTTTCGAAATCTGATTAAACGATTAGGAAAAAATAGGCTGATCATTCTCTCTACTCATATTACAGAAGATGTTGCAATGACCTGCGATCAGGCTCTTCTTATGAAGGCTGGAGCTATTGAACAGTTTTCTTCAATACAAGAAATTATTTCGCTCGCTAAAGGACAGGTTTGGGCATTAGAGACCGATCTTTCGACGTATGAAACGATAAAGAGCAATACAAATATTCTCATCACTCAAACCTCAATATTAGAAGAAAATATCATAGCTTTAAGATATATTGCCACTGAGCCTATTTACCCTAAGGCTAAGATTGCTGTACCTGTTTTAGAGGAGGGATACATGGTTTGGTTAAACAAGAAATAA
- a CDS encoding putative quinol monooxygenase yields MSTFGVCGKLKAKDGQGEALANVLLEAAESMQSLEGCESYVVSISNTDADTVWVTEVWKDEASHAASLTLESTRSIIQKGLPLIANMEGDKLRILGGKGLKST; encoded by the coding sequence ATGAGTACATTTGGTGTATGCGGTAAGCTAAAAGCAAAGGATGGTCAAGGAGAAGCGTTGGCGAACGTATTACTTGAAGCGGCGGAGTCCATGCAATCACTCGAGGGCTGCGAATCCTATGTAGTAAGCATCTCCAACACGGATGCGGATACCGTCTGGGTGACAGAAGTTTGGAAAGATGAAGCATCTCATGCTGCATCATTAACCCTTGAGTCAACAAGATCCATAATTCAAAAAGGGCTGCCCCTGATTGCGAACATGGAAGGGGACAAGCTCCGAATCTTAGGTGGCAAGGGACTTAAATCGACTTAA
- the hemG gene encoding protoporphyrinogen oxidase: MTTTVVIGGGITGLSTCYYLQRGDRPSEDAMKLILVEAEPELGGKIRTVYKEDFIMETGADSIVARKSNVLPFIQELGLEDAVVYNGTGTSYIYTNAGLKKIPADSLFGIPVGVQALVESELVSSEGKLEALKDLYTPNEVFTKDDSLGLFLEAFLGQELVEKQIAPVISGVYSGQLQDLTIASTLPFLLDYKNQYGSIMQGLYENRKLYLGAANKKFISFQGGMSFLIQRLEERLSSGGAIIYKGVAAESMEASGQGYKLRLSDGSVLEADQVVLSGGSAPTQALLQDRELDEMFQGLLTKSMISIYLAFDIPDHRLPSDGTGFINASEFGLICDASTWSSRKWEHTSKSRRLLVRLFYKSSNPQYDKLRGMSDQELEDLALQDVTASLGLSEKPVEAVVTRWQDNMPNYHLEHRRIVEKLEAAMQERWPGVYLAGCSYYGVGIPDCILNGQKTAQQLLDLLSAQQS, encoded by the coding sequence ATGACAACAACCGTCGTTATTGGCGGAGGAATAACAGGATTATCGACGTGTTATTATTTGCAGCGGGGGGATCGCCCATCTGAGGATGCCATGAAACTGATCTTGGTGGAGGCAGAGCCGGAGCTGGGAGGCAAGATCCGCACGGTGTATAAAGAAGATTTTATCATGGAGACCGGAGCTGACTCGATCGTGGCACGAAAAAGCAATGTGCTCCCTTTCATTCAGGAGCTGGGGCTCGAGGATGCGGTCGTTTATAACGGTACTGGAACCTCCTATATATACACAAATGCGGGCTTGAAGAAGATTCCCGCTGATTCATTGTTCGGCATCCCGGTGGGAGTGCAGGCCTTAGTCGAGAGTGAGCTGGTTTCTTCGGAAGGAAAGCTGGAGGCATTAAAGGATCTATACACACCCAATGAAGTTTTTACCAAGGATGACTCCCTGGGCTTGTTCCTGGAGGCTTTTTTGGGACAGGAGCTGGTGGAGAAGCAGATTGCTCCCGTTATTTCCGGAGTGTATTCCGGTCAACTTCAGGATTTGACGATTGCATCCACGCTGCCGTTTCTTTTGGATTATAAGAATCAGTACGGCAGCATCATGCAAGGACTTTATGAGAACAGGAAGCTTTATCTGGGTGCCGCGAACAAGAAATTCATCTCCTTCCAGGGGGGCATGTCTTTCTTGATTCAAAGGCTGGAAGAAAGGCTTTCCTCCGGAGGAGCTATCATTTATAAAGGGGTAGCCGCTGAAAGCATGGAAGCGTCCGGACAAGGCTATAAGCTGAGGCTGTCGGATGGATCTGTACTGGAAGCGGATCAGGTGGTGCTTAGCGGAGGCAGCGCTCCAACCCAGGCATTGCTTCAAGACCGAGAGCTAGATGAGATGTTTCAAGGCCTGTTGACGAAATCCATGATTAGCATCTATCTGGCGTTTGATATTCCTGATCACCGTCTGCCAAGCGATGGGACAGGCTTCATTAATGCGTCTGAGTTCGGATTAATATGTGATGCGAGCACCTGGAGCAGCCGGAAGTGGGAGCATACCTCCAAAAGCCGACGCTTGTTAGTCCGTTTATTCTATAAAAGCTCCAATCCTCAGTATGATAAGCTGCGTGGCATGTCGGATCAGGAATTGGAGGATCTTGCGCTGCAGGATGTAACTGCTTCTTTAGGTTTAAGTGAGAAGCCGGTGGAGGCTGTCGTTACGAGATGGCAGGATAATATGCCGAATTATCATTTAGAGCATCGCCGCATCGTAGAGAAGCTGGAGGCCGCTATGCAAGAGCGGTGGCCCGGCGTTTATCTAGCCGGCTGTTCCTACTATGGAGTCGGTATTCCGGATTGTATCCTGAACGGGCAAAAGACAGCTCAGCAACTGCTGGATTTGTTATCTGCGCAGCAAAGCTAA
- a CDS encoding DUF952 domain-containing protein, which produces MILHIMNTVAWKNALVAGEYAPPSLKKEGFIHCSTPEQLLNVANTLYKGQKGLFLLYIDESKVIPDIVYEDLYKTGKKFPHIYGPLNLDAVERIVEYNPDPDDNVLGDELPPS; this is translated from the coding sequence ATGATCTTGCATATTATGAACACGGTAGCCTGGAAAAATGCACTCGTCGCCGGCGAATACGCGCCTCCCAGTCTAAAGAAAGAGGGCTTTATTCATTGCTCTACTCCCGAGCAGCTGCTGAATGTGGCGAATACGTTATATAAGGGCCAAAAAGGACTGTTTCTCCTCTACATTGATGAAAGCAAGGTGATTCCTGACATCGTCTATGAGGACTTATATAAGACAGGCAAGAAGTTTCCGCACATTTATGGTCCTTTGAACCTGGATGCCGTGGAGCGAATTGTGGAATACAATCCAGATCCTGACGATAACGTTCTTGGAGATGAACTGCCCCCATCTTAA
- a CDS encoding LysR family transcriptional regulator, which produces MDIRQLKYFLAIAREGQVTRAAKKLNMEQPPLSRQLKQIEEELGVRLFDRSSRHLKLTSAGVLLRQRGELLLTQFEEALNEVKETEEGVRGMLSIGSVVSCVSLLPGRIQRMREVYPRLTYKIVEGDHTYLGDLLQKRVIELIVARLPFEAFHYTDPCEVLPLPSDPFVAVIPSAWASRFGGKSAIKMTELAECPILTLKTDYTTRMHESVMNECRKHGFEPQVICECSSVSIIMSLVAEGIGVTIFPKSVMSMSMGRLVTMLDIEDAALQSEVGIVWLKNHYLSKSAERFIDSFRSDPNNNPQIRSKQ; this is translated from the coding sequence ATGGATATACGGCAGCTGAAATATTTTTTGGCCATCGCTCGTGAAGGTCAAGTCACCCGTGCGGCCAAGAAGCTGAACATGGAGCAGCCCCCCTTGAGCCGGCAGCTGAAACAGATCGAGGAGGAGCTGGGAGTTCGACTGTTCGACCGGAGCTCCCGGCATCTGAAGCTGACCTCGGCCGGCGTGCTCCTGAGGCAGCGGGGAGAGCTGCTGCTTACTCAGTTCGAGGAAGCCTTAAATGAAGTGAAGGAAACCGAAGAGGGTGTGAGAGGCATGCTCTCCATCGGCTCCGTCGTTTCCTGTGTATCCCTGCTGCCCGGGCGCATCCAGCGAATGCGGGAGGTGTATCCCCGGCTGACGTACAAGATCGTGGAAGGGGATCATACCTATCTCGGGGACCTGCTGCAAAAGCGGGTTATTGAGCTTATTGTAGCCCGCCTGCCCTTTGAAGCTTTTCACTATACAGATCCCTGTGAGGTGCTGCCGCTTCCTTCGGACCCGTTCGTGGCCGTGATCCCGAGCGCCTGGGCTTCGCGGTTCGGCGGCAAGTCCGCCATTAAGATGACGGAGCTCGCGGAATGTCCAATCCTAACCTTAAAGACAGACTATACAACGCGAATGCATGAATCCGTCATGAACGAATGCCGAAAGCATGGCTTCGAGCCCCAGGTTATTTGTGAATGCTCCAGCGTTTCTATTATTATGTCACTGGTGGCTGAAGGCATTGGCGTGACCATTTTTCCAAAGTCCGTCATGTCCATGTCGATGGGGCGCTTGGTGACCATGCTGGACATTGAGGATGCAGCACTGCAGTCCGAGGTGGGCATCGTATGGCTCAAGAACCACTATTTATCCAAAAGTGCAGAGCGTTTCATCGACAGCTTCAGATCCGATCCAAACAATAATCCTCAGATCCGATCCAAACAATAA
- a CDS encoding branched-chain amino acid aminotransferase, whose translation MGTSISIELSTHKKTKPLANERGFGTYFSDHMFIMDYAEGQGWYNPRVVPYQPISLDPAAKVFHYGQTIFEGLKAYKTGDGRVLLFRPRKNMERLNRSNDRLGVPHIDEDLALEALNALIKVDQDWIPEESGHSLYIRPYVIATQPALGVDASAEYKFMIIMSPVGNYYPEGVNPVKIYVENEYVRAVRGGVGEAKTAGNYAASLKAQEIAKQKGYSQVLWLDGVHRKYVEEVGSMNVFFKINGVVYTPALNGSILNGITRSSIIQLLRDWGLTVEETAISIEELFAAAQSGALEEAFGTGTAAVISPIGELNWKDEKAVIGGGVTGEISGKLYVTLTGIQRGLVPDPFGWMVEVEL comes from the coding sequence ATGGGCACTAGCATTAGTATTGAACTCAGCACACACAAAAAGACGAAACCGCTTGCGAATGAGCGCGGCTTCGGCACTTATTTTTCAGATCATATGTTTATTATGGATTATGCAGAGGGCCAAGGGTGGTATAACCCGCGTGTCGTCCCTTACCAGCCGATTTCCCTGGACCCTGCGGCGAAGGTATTTCATTACGGACAAACGATTTTTGAAGGCTTGAAGGCTTATAAGACCGGAGACGGAAGAGTGCTTCTGTTCAGACCGAGAAAGAATATGGAACGCTTGAACCGTTCCAATGACCGCTTGGGCGTTCCACATATTGATGAAGACCTTGCACTCGAGGCGCTGAATGCGCTGATCAAGGTCGATCAGGACTGGATTCCTGAAGAAAGCGGTCATTCCCTCTATATCCGCCCTTATGTGATTGCAACCCAGCCGGCACTCGGCGTGGATGCCTCCGCAGAATATAAATTTATGATCATTATGTCACCGGTTGGCAACTATTATCCGGAGGGCGTGAATCCGGTCAAGATCTATGTCGAGAATGAATATGTCCGCGCCGTACGCGGCGGTGTTGGCGAAGCCAAGACTGCGGGCAACTATGCAGCCAGTCTGAAGGCGCAGGAGATCGCCAAGCAGAAGGGCTACTCCCAGGTGCTCTGGCTTGACGGAGTACACCGCAAATATGTTGAGGAAGTCGGCAGCATGAACGTATTTTTCAAAATTAACGGTGTTGTGTACACCCCGGCTTTGAATGGCAGCATTCTGAACGGCATCACCCGCAGCTCCATCATTCAGCTGTTAAGAGACTGGGGGCTGACGGTAGAAGAGACTGCGATCTCCATTGAAGAGCTGTTTGCCGCCGCGCAAAGCGGAGCGCTTGAAGAAGCTTTTGGAACCGGCACGGCAGCCGTAATCTCCCCGATCGGTGAGCTGAACTGGAAGGATGAGAAGGCGGTTATTGGTGGAGGCGTAACCGGAGAGATCTCTGGCAAACTGTACGTTACGCTGACCGGCATCCAAAGAGGCCTCGTGCCAGATCCGTTCGGCTGGATGGTTGAAGTGGAGCTTTAA
- a CDS encoding ATP-binding protein gives MSIHKFKLMFIPPIVLFIIIASSVLDLESSLPLMLLSSVLLTGSMWLEKRFPHILLLQFGLLGIFHYASQLNWCLLLYYIQITGVIQYNWRFKHMLPCAALITIQYTAIRLTYSPLTTYSLLVSVFDIISSLVIISTFHNIIRIETEKKTLAKQNNYLMNHDPLTGFLNYEGYMKRVQQLTLSRTAFRIVLLDINNFQSLNAKDMTSANDILVRFSVHIRRHFAEMLAAARYAGDRFAILIPAYSEVNGLDSFEDLGVQITYSVTTYPEEAGTFQEVISKAEDRIFQMRRETWLKSQEEFIRSAKMKTVGELAAGMAHEIRNPLTAIRGFVQLSKVQNYNIQPWYNVIMGEITRVGELTAEFLQFSKPHMSNMKLDSLSGCMSRVFSLCESEAASRGHAFTMEQVEGEVTVYMDRDKIIQVLINLIRNAFQAMENTGHVHLSLLTGDEPWALISVRDNGTGIPSEVLDRIFDPFFTTKEEGTGLGLSLCQKIVEDHGGYITVESTPGAGTTFTVKLPVSSRGGDGGHVSSEASNEY, from the coding sequence TTGTCCATTCATAAATTCAAATTAATGTTTATCCCGCCGATCGTGCTATTTATCATTATAGCTTCTTCGGTGCTGGATCTGGAGAGCAGCCTGCCGCTAATGCTTCTCTCCTCGGTGCTGCTGACCGGCAGTATGTGGCTGGAGAAAAGATTTCCTCATATCCTGCTGCTTCAATTCGGCCTGCTCGGCATTTTTCATTATGCCAGTCAATTAAACTGGTGTCTGCTGCTTTATTACATTCAGATTACCGGCGTCATCCAGTACAACTGGAGATTCAAGCATATGCTGCCCTGTGCGGCCCTCATTACGATTCAATATACGGCCATTCGATTAACTTACTCGCCTCTCACCACGTATTCCTTACTGGTATCGGTATTCGATATTATTTCATCACTAGTCATCATATCTACTTTCCATAACATCATTCGCATTGAAACCGAGAAAAAAACATTAGCAAAGCAAAACAACTATCTCATGAATCACGATCCGCTCACCGGCTTCCTCAATTATGAAGGCTATATGAAAAGAGTGCAGCAGCTTACACTGAGCCGCACCGCGTTTCGTATCGTTCTGCTGGACATTAACAATTTCCAGTCCCTGAACGCCAAGGATATGACGTCGGCTAATGACATCCTGGTCCGCTTCTCGGTGCATATTCGCCGCCATTTCGCCGAGATGCTTGCCGCGGCGCGTTATGCCGGAGACCGATTTGCAATCTTAATTCCGGCATACAGTGAGGTGAATGGCCTGGACTCCTTTGAGGATTTAGGAGTTCAGATCACCTACAGTGTAACCACGTACCCGGAGGAAGCAGGGACGTTTCAGGAGGTTATCAGTAAAGCCGAGGATCGAATATTTCAAATGCGGCGCGAGACCTGGCTGAAGAGCCAGGAGGAATTTATCCGTTCTGCCAAAATGAAAACCGTCGGCGAGCTGGCTGCCGGCATGGCCCACGAAATCCGGAATCCGCTGACAGCAATCCGTGGCTTTGTCCAGCTCTCCAAGGTGCAGAATTATAATATTCAGCCTTGGTACAACGTTATCATGGGGGAAATCACACGGGTTGGGGAGCTGACCGCCGAGTTCCTGCAATTTTCCAAGCCGCATATGAGTAATATGAAGCTGGACAGCTTGAGCGGCTGTATGAGCAGAGTGTTCTCGCTTTGTGAATCCGAAGCCGCTTCAAGAGGCCACGCCTTTACGATGGAGCAGGTGGAGGGTGAGGTGACGGTTTATATGGATCGTGACAAGATCATCCAGGTCCTCATCAATTTGATTCGCAATGCGTTTCAGGCCATGGAAAATACGGGTCACGTCCATCTCTCGTTACTCACGGGGGATGAGCCCTGGGCTCTAATCTCCGTCAGGGATAATGGCACCGGGATTCCATCTGAAGTGCTGGACCGGATATTCGATCCTTTTTTCACGACGAAGGAGGAGGGAACAGGGCTCGGATTATCCCTGTGTCAAAAAATCGTTGAAGATCACGGAGGCTACATCACGGTTGAAAGCACACCTGGGGCGGGCACCACGTTTACCGTGAAGCTGCCTGTATCCTCCAGAGGCGGGGATGGCGGGCACGTCAGCTCTGAAGCATCTAATGAATATTGA
- a CDS encoding thymidine kinase — MAQLFFKYGSMNSGKSIEILKVAHNYEEQNKPVLIFTSALDDRDEVGFVSSRIGLRRKATPISEQTDVYEIVSQHSPKPFCVLVDECQFLSKDSILQLVRIVDELHVPVMGFGLKNDFRNELFEGSRWMLVYADKIEEMKTICWFCERKAIMNLRLKNGQPIYSGEQIEIGGNESYVPVCRKCHARPPLDLPV, encoded by the coding sequence ATGGCTCAGTTATTTTTTAAATATGGCAGCATGAATAGCGGAAAATCGATCGAAATTTTGAAGGTCGCCCATAATTACGAGGAGCAGAACAAGCCTGTGCTGATCTTCACCTCTGCGTTAGATGACCGGGATGAGGTGGGTTTTGTGTCCTCTCGAATCGGCCTCAGACGAAAGGCCACTCCGATCTCAGAGCAGACAGATGTTTATGAAATCGTCTCCCAGCATTCTCCAAAGCCCTTCTGTGTGCTGGTTGATGAATGCCAGTTCCTGTCCAAGGATAGCATCCTGCAGCTCGTTCGGATTGTGGATGAGCTACATGTTCCCGTGATGGGCTTCGGACTGAAGAATGATTTCCGCAACGAGCTGTTCGAAGGCAGCCGCTGGATGCTCGTCTATGCTGACAAGATTGAAGAGATGAAGACGATCTGCTGGTTTTGCGAGCGCAAAGCGATCATGAATCTGCGATTAAAAAACGGTCAGCCTATATATTCCGGTGAACAGATTGAAATTGGCGGCAATGAATCGTATGTACCGGTATGCCGGAAATGCCACGCCCGCCCGCCGCTGGATCTCCCCGTGTAA
- a CDS encoding TVP38/TMEM64 family protein yields MLDWLQEALRTLKHLNMGQIEAWLQEYSRLGPLPGILISFFEAFLPFLPLIVIVMGNAAAYGLWLGFLYSWIGVSLGALAVFWLVRKVGGRLGEWIQRRMPGAQRFFHWIEDKGFTPIFILYCFPFTPSSLVNIAAGISSVPVTTFMIAVLSGKAVMIFMVAFIGHDWQGFIQQPWRILVAVAVLGLLWLGGKKLENRYHHA; encoded by the coding sequence ATGCTGGATTGGTTACAGGAAGCACTACGAACACTTAAACACTTGAATATGGGTCAAATTGAGGCCTGGCTGCAAGAGTATTCCCGCCTGGGCCCGCTCCCCGGCATTCTTATTTCTTTCTTCGAGGCCTTCCTGCCTTTCCTTCCCTTGATTGTTATCGTCATGGGCAATGCTGCCGCATACGGCCTGTGGCTGGGCTTTCTGTATTCCTGGATCGGCGTGTCCCTGGGAGCGCTGGCTGTATTCTGGCTTGTGCGCAAGGTCGGGGGCCGGCTGGGGGAATGGATACAGCGACGGATGCCGGGAGCTCAGCGTTTTTTTCACTGGATTGAGGATAAGGGCTTCACCCCCATCTTTATCCTGTACTGCTTCCCCTTCACTCCGTCCTCGCTGGTTAACATTGCAGCCGGCATCAGCTCAGTTCCCGTGACGACGTTTATGATTGCAGTTCTCTCCGGCAAGGCTGTTATGATCTTCATGGTTGCCTTTATCGGCCATGATTGGCAGGGGTTTATTCAACAGCCGTGGCGTATTCTAGTCGCCGTTGCTGTGTTGGGCTTACTCTGGCTTGGCGGCAAGAAACTGGAGAACCGTTATCATCACGCTTAA
- the mnhG gene encoding monovalent cation/H(+) antiporter subunit G: MIKEVGELLIGLIVLAGALLSAVSAFGLIRLPDVYLRSHAATKSATLGVLLILTGAFLYFMVYVDHISAKLILGIIFVFITSPVAGHLNGRAAYRSGIPLWEKSQHDELGPVIRKQYQDQADASPKKRTTRNDVTRG, encoded by the coding sequence ATGATTAAAGAAGTCGGGGAGCTCTTGATCGGCTTGATTGTGCTGGCAGGTGCTTTGCTTAGCGCGGTCAGTGCCTTCGGGCTGATTCGTCTGCCGGATGTGTATCTCCGTTCCCATGCCGCGACCAAGAGCGCCACACTTGGCGTGCTCCTGATTCTTACGGGAGCCTTCCTGTACTTTATGGTTTATGTCGATCATATTAGCGCGAAGCTGATCCTCGGGATCATATTTGTATTTATTACATCCCCGGTGGCTGGTCATCTTAACGGCAGGGCTGCGTACCGCTCGGGAATTCCGCTGTGGGAGAAGAGCCAGCATGATGAGCTCGGTCCGGTAATCCGCAAGCAATATCAGGATCAGGCCGATGCTTCCCCCAAGAAGCGGACCACTCGCAATGACGTGACCAGAGGTTAA
- a CDS encoding Na(+)/H(+) antiporter subunit F1 gives MMDVLLMASLAVLSLAVLGCVYRLIAGPSMNDRIIALDTIGIILLSIVAVLSMLLETMYYFDIILLIGILTFIGTTALARYIERGDVIERDND, from the coding sequence ATGATGGACGTACTGCTGATGGCCTCACTTGCCGTGCTTTCTCTGGCTGTACTGGGCTGCGTATACCGCCTTATTGCCGGTCCCTCGATGAATGATCGGATTATTGCCCTGGACACGATCGGAATCATTCTGCTGTCCATCGTGGCGGTTCTTTCGATGCTGCTGGAGACGATGTATTATTTCGATATTATTCTGCTGATCGGCATTCTGACCTTTATCGGCACGACGGCTCTGGCGAGATATATAGAGAGGGGGGACGTCATTGAACGCGACAATGATTAA
- a CDS encoding Na+/H+ antiporter subunit E, whose translation MGHQILLNIIIAVVWMFLYSDLSAARFILGYIIGAILIGMLNRFWTQDFYLKKLWSLFKLLLLFLSELLKSSFAVIAQVLRPRLDIRPGIFAYDTELKSDWEVTVLSLLICLTPGTLTMEVSPDKKTLYIHAMDIDDVDQVSSQIRNTFEKAIMEVTRR comes from the coding sequence ATGGGTCATCAAATCCTGCTCAATATTATTATTGCTGTTGTCTGGATGTTCTTGTATTCCGATTTATCCGCTGCCCGCTTTATACTAGGCTATATCATCGGTGCCATTCTCATTGGGATGCTGAACCGCTTTTGGACTCAGGATTTCTATTTGAAAAAGCTATGGTCTCTATTCAAGCTGCTCCTGCTCTTCCTCTCCGAGCTGTTAAAATCCAGCTTCGCGGTCATTGCGCAGGTGCTTCGCCCCCGGCTTGATATTCGCCCCGGCATTTTTGCTTATGATACGGAGCTGAAATCGGACTGGGAGGTGACCGTGCTGTCACTGCTGATCTGCCTGACGCCGGGCACGCTGACAATGGAGGTATCGCCGGATAAGAAAACCTTATACATTCACGCTATGGATATTGATGATGTGGATCAGGTGTCCAGCCAAATCCGGAACACGTTTGAAAAAGCCATTATGGAGGTGACCCGCCGATGA